A region of the Topomyia yanbarensis strain Yona2022 unplaced genomic scaffold, ASM3024719v1 HiC_scaffold_254, whole genome shotgun sequence genome:
ACGCCATTAATATAAACACTCGAAATCTCAATCTTTTGTTTGCCATTTATCTGTCAAAGGCATTTCCATCAagcattgagatatctgacgtttaaaatacgcataCTGAGATCTCATTTTAATAAGGGGCCCTTACACCAGGCGCTACTAAggtcattactgagcagtaatgtaacttttaatgatcgtgtacgGCGAGTAAGGACGGTAATCCCATACAATTTCGGTAATGTCATTACTTAGTAATAACACTTTTATTACGCGTTTAAGGGCCCCTATACTCTAGTCTTCCCCGTAAGCTCAAAAGCGGTTTGAAAGCCTCCAAATTGAAACGTCATAACGGCACaaccaacgcagctggatagTCGAGAAAAATATTTccgaatccttctggaacgagaGCATTGACAGTGTTCGATTCAGCCCCTGCAAGGCGGCCAATTTTACAGGCCAACTTCCCGgccaaaccattcggaatcctgaatgaagtcagtatggattccaactcaaatgcaacaaccgattctgaaaccgattgagccggaatcggttgttgcatttgagttggaatccatactgactccattcagaaaaaatacttgcttctttttactccggtttgctaccagaagaaaaaagagaaaaagggagtacaggaacgattttctccggagtacttccagtttttcCTGGTATTGGAACAAACCTACTGATATTAAGGAATCTGTACTTATGACAATATAGGAATTAACGTCAAACCCACTCATCCTGGACCCTCTAACTCACCATTCCCCCTATCCCTTCGCAGCATGGAAGTGCACCCATCGCGGGAGCTGGTCGGTTCCGGACAGCGCGGTGGCCGCGATCGCAAATCTCAGGCCCATGTCCGCATCTGGAGTACGGAATCACTGCAAACGCTGTACGTGTTCGGCATGGGTGAACTGGACACGGGTGTCATAGCGGTGGCCTTTTCGCAGCTCAACGGCGGCAGTTACATCCTGGCCGTGGATGCCGGTCGCGAAAGTATACTGTCGGTGTGGCAGTGGCAGTGGGGCCATCTGCTCGGCAAGGTGGCGGTAAgttactttaaaaaaaatgttgtccttCAAGAAACCAATAAACCAGGGGAAATAAAACACTACTGACCCAGTTGGACTCCGGGAATGGTTTCGCATTTGCTAGTTTTAAATTAAGACATTTGTTAGCTAATGGGGAAAGTTTGACCGCAGTCATCCCGGTTGATGACACCCCGGTGGTTCGCTCCACTCTGGGTGGGGTAAAAACTTTCCCGAAAGAAACAATTCGCCGACCGGCAACGCCTCGCTGTCATGCAATGGCGCAAAACAGTCGACACCCGGGCGGCTCGGAAGTGCTTCAAACTTTTGCATTCCGTTCGCCCCGTTTCTGATTCACGGGTTACTACAGGAATAATGGGGACGATTCGCGCTAATTTATGTTCATGtgttaatttttgccttctctTTACCGCCACCGCCGCCACCATGGAATGAAATGGAAACGGAATTAACAGACACTGCAGGAAGGTATTTGGGGCGCAACGTTCCATCCGTTGGACGACAATCTATTGATCACACACGGCAAGGGCCATTTAGCATTCTGGCACCGTCGGAAGGATGGGTTCTTCGAAAAGACAGATATAATCAAACCGGTGAGTGGGGGCTAATCAGTAAGTAAGTTTTAAGGTATAATATTAAATTTATCGTAAACAGCCTTCGAAAACATTCGTCACCTGCGTTCAATTTGAACCGGATGGAGATGTAATAACCGCAGACAGCGACGGTTTCATAACGATCTACAGTGTGGATGCCGACGGGGCCTACTTTGTGAGGATGGAATTTGAAGCACACAGCAAGGCAATTTCCTGCCTGGTGATGCTTTCCGAGGGTACTTTAATATCAGGAGGTGAAAAAGATCGCAAAATTGCCGCATGGGATTCGTTGCAGAACTACAAGAGGATAACCGATATTAAGGTGAGGATCTAACCCTTAAACCGAGTTTAACCGATTCTAATAATTTCTCCAACAGCTTCCAGAATCCGCCGGTGGAGTCCGTACAATTTACCCCCAGCGACCGGGTCGAAACGATGGCAACGTCTATGTTGGCACCACTCGCAACAATATTTTGGAAGGATCGCTACAGCGTCGCTTCAACCAGGTCATGTTTGGACATGGTAAACAGCTGTGGGCTTTGGCTGCCCACCCGGATGACGAGGTGTTCGCTACGGGAGGCCACGACAAGTACGTAGCGATGTGGAGAAGACACAAACTTATCTGGACATCGTCGGTGGGTTACGAAATAATTTCCCTAGCCTTCCATCCGTACGGGGCAGCCCTTGCCGCCGGAAGCTCTGAAGGACATCTGGTGGTGATCAATGCTGAGAATGGAGCGACAATGCTAACGATTCGCGTCTGTGGATCACCTCTAAATTGTGTGGAGTTTAATCAGGGtaagttttcaatttttgatgTAAACCAAATCGATAATCAATCTTTTTTCCCTAGTGGGCGACATGATTGCCATCGGCTCACAGAACGGAAGCATCTATCTGTTCCGCGTATCGCGCGACGGATTCTCGTACAAGAAGATCAACAAGATCCGTGGTTCGCAGCCGCTAACGCACCTTGACTGGAGCTCGGAAGGTAACTTCCTTCAGTCGGTAACTGTGGATTTCGATTTGCTCTTCTGGGACGTGAAATCTCTTTCGCCGGAAAAGAGCCCCATTGCCATGAAGGATGTCAAGTGGTTAACCAACAACAATACGGTTGGATTCATGGTAGCCGGAATGTGGAACAATCGCTACTATGCGGCTCCGGCAAACACCATCATAACCACAACGTCGCGAACCGCCGCCCAGGATCTGATTGTTAGCGGTGACAGCGATGGCTATCTGCGTCTGTTCCGCTATCCATGCATTACTCCCCGGGCTGAGTTTACCGAGGCAAAGGTATACTCCGGTACGCTGGCATGCGTGAAATTCCTTCACGGCAACCACAGTTTGGTAACGGTTGGTGGTACTGACGCGTCCCTCATGATCTGGGAGCTCACTGAAGAATAGCCACTGTGGCCACCGTGGCGTTCAGGTGCCGCGCCACTGTCCCCATCACCAGGTAATCCTCCTAACACTAGCCTAGTAGCCACCAATCATCAAAAAGTTAatcaaaaaaaaccaaaaactcaCATCACCGCCACTTCACCGATAATCAGTAAAAATCCCCTGAATCGTGAAAGTAACGATCCAAGCGCTAGCAATAACCCCAATCAAAATCAACCAACTTCACATCAACAAAAACCACAACAACATCAACAGCAACCATCACAAGAACCAACGCCGCCAGCGGGGGTCGTCGCCGTCGGATCAACCGACGGCCAGCGACCGAACGCGGAAAAGCCAGCTGCGGAAACTGCAAACGGTACAGCTGAACAATGGGTATTTATAAAATAAGAGAAAAACAAAACCACCCACCCCCCCAAAAGTAAACACCGCCGGAAACGCTAATGTTTCAGTCCGTTTAGATATATCTCAGTACATGCGTTTGGTGCATTCCTGTGTATATTCAACTTTTGTTTCTCTGCTTGCTGCACGCTCAATTATTTAGCTTCAGTAATGAATTGTTTTTTGTAGAAAATCTCAGACCAAGAGGTGAGGGATAAAATTAGCATCTTTGGCGACATATACCCTGGCTTTGTGTAGCAACACGATCAATGTTATTGTGTTTGGATGTTTTGGATCTTGTTTTAGTAGTTCGTTTAAATCTAAAATACAATATGGACATGTGGACAGGGCCCATAAGGTTATATGCCCTTTTGAATATATTATAATTTCTCAGCAACCCTCAACCAATAAGTGTGGGAAAagccaaatgtca
Encoded here:
- the LOC131695047 gene encoding echinoderm microtubule-associated protein-like CG42247, encoding MFDSEEESAFVILTPPMFHHHYSSYREPASYGKKNGVWYASPGNQGWGTGSRLSRKPSVTEVDNMPSGSLKPSAGRVIRIINSHDHSVQCRVLLNLRTSQPFEEVLEDLGQVLKMIGAKKMYTNHGQEVRSFSQLRNEFAEVDTFYLSNTPSLPIGALGPGVIPPSPARRSRSRLGGSVPDDLSKTTARQRARSKSRPRALYAPENELMRASSDYPLLDSMKEEPTRITIRGLRRTFYPPMHHPPVDNAPPDKKLSLFWVHGYRGIDSKRNLWVLPSGELLYYVAAVAVLYDREEEAQRHYTGHTEDITCMEVHPSRELVGSGQRGGRDRKSQAHVRIWSTESLQTLYVFGMGELDTGVIAVAFSQLNGGSYILAVDAGRESILSVWQWQWGHLLGKVATLQEGIWGATFHPLDDNLLITHGKGHLAFWHRRKDGFFEKTDIIKPPSKTFVTCVQFEPDGDVITADSDGFITIYSVDADGAYFVRMEFEAHSKAISCLVMLSEGTLISGGEKDRKIAAWDSLQNYKRITDIKLPESAGGVRTIYPQRPGRNDGNVYVGTTRNNILEGSLQRRFNQVMFGHGKQLWALAAHPDDEVFATGGHDKYVAMWRRHKLIWTSSVGYEIISLAFHPYGAALAAGSSEGHLVVINAENGATMLTIRVCGSPLNCVEFNQVGDMIAIGSQNGSIYLFRVSRDGFSYKKINKIRGSQPLTHLDWSSEGNFLQSVTVDFDLLFWDVKSLSPEKSPIAMKDVKWLTNNNTVGFMVAGMWNNRYYAAPANTIITTTSRTAAQDLIVSGDSDGYLRLFRYPCITPRAEFTEAKVYSGTLACVKFLHGNHSLVTVGGTDASLMIWELTEE